A window of Gavia stellata isolate bGavSte3 chromosome 29, bGavSte3.hap2, whole genome shotgun sequence contains these coding sequences:
- the HTR1D gene encoding 5-hydroxytryptamine receptor 1D yields the protein MTQYNHSAELSLQSSANKSLNFTETPLALDERTLLGLKISLSVLLSVITLATILANVFVVITIFLTRKLHTPANYLIGSLAVTDLLVSVLVMPISIAYTVTHTWAFGQVLCDIWLSSDITCCTASILHLCVIALDRYWAITDALEYAKRRTAGRAALMIAVVWMISISISVPPFFWRQVKAHEEIAKCTVNTDQISYTIYSTCGAFYIPTVLLLILYGRIYVAARSRILKPPSLYGKRFTTAHLITGSAGSSLCSINASLHEGHSHSGGSPIFINHVKIKLADSVLERKRISAARERKATKTLGIILGAFIFCWLPFFVMSLVLPICQDACWFHPILLDFFTWLGYLNSLINPVIYTAFNEEFKQAFQKLIHFKKHSS from the coding sequence ATGACTCAGTATAACCATTCAGCAGAGCTCTCTCTCCAGAGCTCAGCAAATAAGTCATTAAATTTCACTGAAACACCACTGGCTTTGGATGAAAGGACACTATTAGGGCTGAAGATTTCTCTGTCAGTCCTTCTGTCTGTTATAACTTTGGCAACGATCCTGGCAAACGTTTTTGTTGTTATTACAATTTTTCTGACTAGAAAGCTCCACACACCTGCAAATTACCTCATTGGCTCCTTGGCAGTGACTGATCTTTTAGTATCTGTCCTAGTAATGCCCATCAGTATTGCTTATACTGTCACCCACACATGGGCCTTTGGCCAAGTGTTGTGTGATATCTGGTTATCATCAGACATCACGTGCTGCACAGCCTCAATCCTACACCTCTGTGTTATTGCACTGGACAGATACTGGGCTATCACAGATGCTTTGGAATATGCCAAACGCCGGACCGCTGGCCGAGCAGCACTCATGATTGCTGTGGTCTGGATGATATCTATTAGTATTTCTGTGCCACCATTTTTCTGGAGGCAAGTGAAAGCTCATGAAGAAATTGCAAAGTGTACTGTGAACACAGATCAAATTTCCTACACAATTTATTCCACTTGTGGAGCTTTCTACATCCCGACTGTACTCCTCCTGATATTGTATGGTAGAATTTATGTAGCGGCTCGATCCAGGATTCTGAAGCCACCCTCATTATATGGGAAACGTTTTACTACTGCACACCTGATTACCGGCTCTGCTGGGTCTTCCCTCTGCTCCATTAATGCTAGCCTTCACGAAGGGCATTCCCATTCAGGTGGATCCCCAATATTTATCAATCATGTTAAAATAAAGCTTGCAGATAGTgtcctggaaaggaaaagaatttctgctgcaagagaaaggaaagccaCCAAAACTTTAGGCATTATTCTGGgagctttcattttctgctggCTGCCTTTTTTTGTCATGTCCCTAGTCCTACCAATCTGCCAAGATGCTTGTTGGTTTCATCCCATCCTACTGGACTTTTTTACATGGTTAGGTTACTTAAACTCATTGATCAATCCAGTCATTTATACagcttttaatgaagaatttaAACAGGCTTTCCAAAAACTaatacatttcaaaaagcaTTCGTCTTGA